Part of the Desulfolutivibrio sulfoxidireducens genome is shown below.
CCAGGCCGTCCACGGAGATTTTTTCGCCCGTGTGCAGGACCACGATGTCCCTCGGCCTGACCGCGGACACAGGCACCTCCACCTCCACCTCGCCGGCCAGGATGAAGGTGTTTTTGGCCGTAAGATCCAGGATGGCCGAGATGGAGCGTCGGGCGCGTTCGGCCACGTAGGCCTTGAGGGTCTCGGCGCCGGCGTGGATCCACAGGATCTCCAGGGCCGTGACCGCCTGTCCGGCGGCGGCGGCGGCCACGCACCCGGCGGCCAGAAAGCCCTCCATGGTGAAGCGCTTCTGTCTGGCGTGGCGCAGGGATTCGCGCAAAAGCGGCACGGCGGCGGCCAGGGCCACCAGCCCCAGGGGCGAGAGCAGGGTCTGGGCCACGGTGCCCTTGAGCACCACCTCCTTGACGAAGACGTAGGACATGGCCCCGGTCAAGGACAGAAAGCGGGCGAGCTGGCGCCCCACAGACGACCGGGGTTTCTCGGCCGGGCAGACGCAGGCCGGGGCCTTGCGCTCGGGAAGCCGGTTCTCGGCCCGCCCGGGCATCACGGCCCGCACGGCCTCGACGATGGCCGTCTGGCTGGAACGTTTCGGGTCGTAGCGCACCACCAGGGCGGCGCAGGCCTGGTTGACGCGGGAGTCGAGGACCCCGGGGAGGTTCGCGCAGGCGTTCTTGGCCGTGGCCAGGAGCGATTTCGGGCGCAGGGCCAGGCGCAGACGTCCGGGCAGGGCGTGTTTGATGCGAAGGGTGGCGTTCATGGCGTGAGCGGTGTCCGGATACTTTTCAGGCGGCGGGTTTACGAAAACAGACAAGCGTGGCCAGGGCGGCGTTTCCGGCCGCGCCGCGCCGGCGCCGGCCAACTCTGTCGAATCCAATAATGATTTCCATTCTCATGACAAAGGGCAACTATCCCATATTTTTTGTCCGCGCAAGGGGTTTTGCGCCAGAGGTCCGGGTTGGCACTGAGAGATGATCGCCGTCCGGCGCGACGTCCGGCGAGACGGTTTCGCGCCGGACGTCCGGGCTGGCCATGAGAGATGACTGTCGTCAGGCGTGTCGTCCGCAAGACGGTTTCGCGCCGGACGTCCGGGCGGGTTTCCGAGGGCTGCCGCGTCAGAGTTGCTGCAGATATTCTTTTATTTCATATTTTGTGACCAACGTGTTGTACTCGCTGCAATCGATCATTTTGTTCCGATACAATTTTTCGTGGATGTGATCGCCGAGGGTTTCCCTTACGAGGGTGCTCGACCCCATTTCCTGGGCCGCCTCGTACAGACTGTCCGGAAGGGAGCCGATACCATGTGTAACGAGCGCCTTGTGATCCATTTCGTAAATATTCGACTCCACGGGATCAGGCAGATCATATCCCTCCTCAAGGCCTTTGAAACCGGCCGCGAGCATGACGGCAAAGGCAAGATAGGGATTGCACGCCGGATCGGGGCTGCGCAATTCGACCCTGGTGGCGTTTTCCTTGCCGGGTTTGTACATCGGCACGCGGACGAGGGTGGACCGGTTCCGACGGGCCCAGGCGATATATGTCGGGGCCTCGTACCCGGGGACGAGCCGTTTGTAGGAATTAACCCATTGATTGGTGACACAGCATATTTCTCTGGAGTGTGTTAACAGTCCCGCTATGTATCCTTTTGCCTCCTTGCTCAAATGATACGTGTCCGAGGCATCGAAAAAGACGTTCTTCCCGTTTTTGAACAAGGACTGATGCACGTGCATGCCGCTGCCGTTTATCCCGAAGATGGGCTTGGGCATAAAAGACGCGTAGCATCCATGCCTGGCCGCGATCTCCTTGCAGATGATCCGGTACGTGACAGCGATGTCGGCCATCCTCAAGGCCTCTTGATATCTCAGGTCTATCTCGTGCTGACTGCTGGCCACCTCGTGGTGGCTGTACTCGACCTCGATGCCCATGTCCTCCAGGGCGCAGATGATCTCCCGCCTGATTTTGACCCCCAAATCCACGGGAGGGGCGTCGAAATACCCGCCGACGTCCAGCGGAACCGGCTGCGTGCGTGATGCAAAGAGAAAGAACTCGAGTTCCGGTCCCAGATAAAAGGTATATCCGCTTTCCGACGCCTTTTTTAAGACCTTCTTCAAAATATACCGGCTGTCTCCCTCGTAAGGCGTCAGATCGGGCTTGAGAATGTCGCAGAACACCCGGGCGACCAGATACTCCTCGTTCCGCCACGGAAGAATCTGAAAGGTTGACGGTTCCGGCATCGCGAGCATGTCGGATTCCTCCACCCGGGCGAAGCCGTGGATCGAGGATCCGTCGAAGCCCATGCCTTCGCCGAAGGCCGCGGGCAGCTCTCGCGCTGTGACCTCGAAACTCTTCAGGTCCCCAAGGACATCGACGAACCAGAACTGAATGAACCGGACATTGTGTTCCCGGACGACCTTCATGACGTCCGCCGGCGTTTTCAGGTCAAAAACCATGTCTTTCATTGTCCCTTTCCCCTCACGTCCCTGTTTCGACGGTCATGCGGCAAGGGCCAGCCCCCAAAACCCCTGATGGGGACTGGCCTCCCGCGACATTTTCAGGAATTCAGCAGGTTTTTGGCGACCTCATCCTGGACGTCGGTGATGAACGGAATCTTGGTTTCCAGTTCCGTCTCACGGTTGGCCGAGGCGATGTCGCTACGGCTGATATCCTTGATGGAATGCTTTCTCGCCCCGGCGAGGAGTTGCTGCAATCCGGCCGAAAGCTTGTCGGCCAGCGACCAGATGGCCATGGCGCCGTAAGGAACCTCCTTGATTCCCTGGCTCCCGACCTTTTTCAGGATGTCGTAATAACCGGAAAAAATCTGTTCCGGACTCTCTCCCACCTCCCGGATCGATTTGGGGAGCGTGGCCCAGTTGCCGTGCACCGCTTCCCGGCGTTCGGGATGCAGGGCGCCCTCGATGTTCGCCCCGAGGAAACCGGGAATCATCACCCCGCGCCCCATACAGATCATCTTGACGTACGGGGCCCCGAGGGCCAGGGCCTTGAACATGTGATCCTCGCGAGCCAGGCCGCCGGCAAAGGAGAGGTCCACCACCTTTTTGCCCTTGGCCGCAAGCAGGGAGGCGTATTCGTAGGCCTTGGAATGCAGCAGGATGGACGGCACGCCCCAGGTTTCCATCATGTTCCACGGGCTCATGCCGGTTCCGCCCCCGGAGCCGTCGATGGTCAAAAGATCAAGATTGGCCTCGCTGGCGAACTTGATGGCCATGGCCAGGGCCTCCATCCCATAGGAGCCCGTCTTCAGGGAAATATGCCTGAACCCGAGCTTGCGCAGGTAATCCACCGACAGCATGAAGTTTTCCTTCACCTGGTCGGCATTGGCGAGGCTGGTGTATCCAAGGCGGCTGTGGCGGGCGAAGCTCTTGATGGCGCGCTGTCTGAAGGCGTTTTGGACCTCTTCCTTTTCCGGATCGGGATCCACGAGATAGCCGCGTTTCTTGAGGAAGTTGGCGTAATCGAGGTTGGTGACCTCGATCTCCCCGCCGATGTTCTTCGCACCCTGGCCCCACTTGAGTTCGATGAAGACCTTGTCCCCATATTTGTCGATCACATACTCCGCGACGCCGTTTCGGGTGTCCTCCACGTTGAGCTGGATAATGATCGCCCCATGCCCGTCATGAAATCGCATGTAGGTTTCAACGCGCCGGTCCAGTTCGGGTGATTTGGAAATCTTTCCATTTTGAATTTCCGATTTCCTGTCCACGCCAACGACATTTTCCCCGACCACGATGGGAATGCCCACCAGGGCACAGCCGATAGCGAACGATTCCCAGTACTTCGCCGCGATGAACGTGGAGCCGAGGGCCCCGGTCATCAGGGGGAGCCTGGCGGTCGTTTTCTCTTCGCAACCGAACTCCGTCTCCAGGCTCACATTGGTGAAGAGGCATTCATCCGAATCGTTGGGCTTGCATTTCCCGTTTCCACTCCACCCGTAATTATATCCCTGGATTCGCATCGCATTATATGAAACCCCAAGATGGGTCGTGTTCCCGCTTCCCGCGGTAACCAATCCAAAATCCCTTGGGTAAAGCATGCTGCGGCCCTTGAAGCTTGACATCCAGGTTTCACATTTCCCCGTACAATCAGCCCGGCACAACGTGCACAATCCGGACTCCGTGGAGTTCCCCCTGTTTACAGTCCCTAACACATCATTTGATTTTTGTACCTGAGACATTCCATCCTCCTCATATTTTTTTGAGCACAAAAAATTGTATACATGGACGATACCGCAGGGTTGTTGTCGTATATTTCCGATACCTGTACGCATTGGACGATCATGTACATCCATGTCGTATTTTTCCGACACGCCATGAGCCGAAAATGAGAACACCACAACTTTGTCGTATTTTTCTGACAGTATGCGGAGACGAAGAAGAGATATCCACACCATTCTTGTCGTATTTTTCTGACAATATGTGGAGAAGAAGAAGAGATATCCACAGTCGTGTCGTATTTTTCCGACATCTTTTGCGGAATGTGATCCTGTGTTTGTGGACAGGCCCTGGCGTGGGGGAGGAATACGCCAACGACCGAGGCCGCGGCGTCCTTCAGCGGGATGGGCATGGGCATGTGGACGTGGTCGGGAGCATGATGTCCCGCCTTCACGCCGCGCGGCGGGCCTCCTGTTTGACCGGGCATGGGCGCCGTGCTAGGTGTCCAAAACGCAAGAAGATGTGTCCCGACGACGCCATGAACAAACCCACGATCCTCGTGCTCGACAATGAAGACATGGTCCGCGCCCTGCTCACGGACTTCTTCACGGACAACGGGCACATGGTCCATGCCGCGGCCAGCGCCGGGGACGCCCTGGTGGAACTGGCCAGAAGGCCCTTCGACGTGGCCGTGGTGGAGTACGGTCCGGGGGACATGGACGGGGAGGCCTTCATGGCCATGGCCCGGGAGATGCGACCGGACCTGTGCTACATTGTGCATGCCGGTTCCCTGGACGGCCTCCCGCCGCATCACGCCGATTTCGAGCACGACCGGGTGCTGGGCGTTTTGTTCCGGCCCGTGCGCGACCTGAACCTCTTCCTGGACCTTTTGCGGCATCCTCCCTGTCCGGCCCGCTTGCGAAAGTGACCGGATCATGGCCCGCATTCTGCTTGTCGAGGATGAACCCCTGTTGCGAGTGTCCATGGCCGACCACCTGGCCGACCAGGGCCATGAGGTGTTTCCGGCCTGGGACGGCCTGACCGGGCTTGGGGTGTTCGAGGCCGAAAGCCCGGACCTGGTCCTTCTGGACCTGTTCGTCCCGGGCCTGTCCGGGCTAGATCTTCTGGCCCGGGCCAGACGGCTTCGGCCGGACGTGCCCATCATCATCGTGTCCGGGGCCGGCGGCATGGCCGAGGTCATCACCGCCCTGCGCCTGGGGGCTGTGGACTTCCTGACCAAGCCCATGGCCGACCTGGAGATACTGGACCACGCCGTGGCCAGGGCCTTGGAGCGGGCCGAGTTTTTCGTCCAGCGCCGCCGCTACGCGCTCGAGCTCGAGCGCCAGGTGAACGAGCGCACCAGCGAGCTGGCCCGGGCCAACGCGGCCCTGCGGGAAAGCCAGTCCCTGTTCCAGGAGCTGGTGGAAAACATCCGGGGCATCTTCTGGGTGCGGGACCTGGACGGTGATCGGCTGCTCTACGTCAGCCCGGCCTGCGACGCGATCCTGGGCGGGCCGTGTCGGGATATCCTCCGGGACGCGGAGGCCTTTCTGGAGTACGTGCACCCCGAGGACAGGGCTGTGCTGCGTGAGGTGACCCGCAACAGGCGGTCGAAGACCGCCCAGTCCCTGACCTATCGTTTTCAGCGCCCCGACGGACGGACGGTGTGGATATCCTCCAGGCGTTTTCCCATCTTCGACGAGACCGGGCGGATGGTCCGGCTGGCCGGGGTGGCCGAGGACGTCACGGACAGGATTGAGGCCGAGGCCGAGAGCCGGGAGAAGGATCGCCACCTGGTGCAGGCCGACAAGATGATCGCCCTGGGCATCATGGCCGCCGGGGTGGCCCATGAGATCAACAATCCCAATCACCTCATCGGGCTCAACGCCGCCACCCTGGCCGCCCTGCTTCCCCGGCTGCGGGAATCGGCCGCATCCGGAGGAGCCGGTGGCGCCGGGGACGCCCCGCCCGATGTGGACCGGGAGGAGGCGTGGAAAATGGCCCAAGCCCTGGTGTCCGGCATCGCCGCCGGTTCCGGGCGCATC
Proteins encoded:
- a CDS encoding glutamine synthetase family protein; the encoded protein is MKDMVFDLKTPADVMKVVREHNVRFIQFWFVDVLGDLKSFEVTARELPAAFGEGMGFDGSSIHGFARVEESDMLAMPEPSTFQILPWRNEEYLVARVFCDILKPDLTPYEGDSRYILKKVLKKASESGYTFYLGPELEFFLFASRTQPVPLDVGGYFDAPPVDLGVKIRREIICALEDMGIEVEYSHHEVASSQHEIDLRYQEALRMADIAVTYRIICKEIAARHGCYASFMPKPIFGINGSGMHVHQSLFKNGKNVFFDASDTYHLSKEAKGYIAGLLTHSREICCVTNQWVNSYKRLVPGYEAPTYIAWARRNRSTLVRVPMYKPGKENATRVELRSPDPACNPYLAFAVMLAAGFKGLEEGYDLPDPVESNIYEMDHKALVTHGIGSLPDSLYEAAQEMGSSTLVRETLGDHIHEKLYRNKMIDCSEYNTLVTKYEIKEYLQQL
- a CDS encoding ATP-binding protein translates to MARILLVEDEPLLRVSMADHLADQGHEVFPAWDGLTGLGVFEAESPDLVLLDLFVPGLSGLDLLARARRLRPDVPIIIVSGAGGMAEVITALRLGAVDFLTKPMADLEILDHAVARALERAEFFVQRRRYALELERQVNERTSELARANAALRESQSLFQELVENIRGIFWVRDLDGDRLLYVSPACDAILGGPCRDILRDAEAFLEYVHPEDRAVLREVTRNRRSKTAQSLTYRFQRPDGRTVWISSRRFPIFDETGRMVRLAGVAEDVTDRIEAEAESREKDRHLVQADKMIALGIMAAGVAHEINNPNHLIGLNAATLAALLPRLRESAASGGAGGAGDAPPDVDREEAWKMAQALVSGIAAGSGRITGIVRRMKEFARPDDGAMDQPVDLRQVVEQALELVRNRIDKATRSLVVDMPPEPLMVRGSRNRLEQVVVNLLLNAAEALPSPEKGIRAALWEAGRTVVLTVRDQGTGIEPGILRRIADPFFTTKREKGGLGLGLSVSMNIVKALGGELVFHSRPGQGTLATLTLPVAEAS
- a CDS encoding response regulator, translating into MNKPTILVLDNEDMVRALLTDFFTDNGHMVHAAASAGDALVELARRPFDVAVVEYGPGDMDGEAFMAMAREMRPDLCYIVHAGSLDGLPPHHADFEHDRVLGVLFRPVRDLNLFLDLLRHPPCPARLRK
- a CDS encoding glutamate synthase-related protein; the protein is MSQVQKSNDVLGTVNRGNSTESGLCTLCRADCTGKCETWMSSFKGRSMLYPRDFGLVTAGSGNTTHLGVSYNAMRIQGYNYGWSGNGKCKPNDSDECLFTNVSLETEFGCEEKTTARLPLMTGALGSTFIAAKYWESFAIGCALVGIPIVVGENVVGVDRKSEIQNGKISKSPELDRRVETYMRFHDGHGAIIIQLNVEDTRNGVAEYVIDKYGDKVFIELKWGQGAKNIGGEIEVTNLDYANFLKKRGYLVDPDPEKEEVQNAFRQRAIKSFARHSRLGYTSLANADQVKENFMLSVDYLRKLGFRHISLKTGSYGMEALAMAIKFASEANLDLLTIDGSGGGTGMSPWNMMETWGVPSILLHSKAYEYASLLAAKGKKVVDLSFAGGLAREDHMFKALALGAPYVKMICMGRGVMIPGFLGANIEGALHPERREAVHGNWATLPKSIREVGESPEQIFSGYYDILKKVGSQGIKEVPYGAMAIWSLADKLSAGLQQLLAGARKHSIKDISRSDIASANRETELETKIPFITDVQDEVAKNLLNS